In Miscanthus floridulus cultivar M001 chromosome 8, ASM1932011v1, whole genome shotgun sequence, the sequence GGCGTGCTCATAGTAGAAGTAGATGCATTGAGTTTATCCTCTAGCTGTGTACCAAGGCAATCAAGTGCATTGTCTATCATCAAACAACATTCTGGAGAGTGGGATGCTTTATATGCCAAATCCACCATGGAATCTCCCAATAGCAATAGCATATTTATTAGCATCTAATAATCTACTACATGCAGCCATGGATCTTTCATATTCACTTTGGAAAGCTTCAAAAATAACTGGAGTCTACACTCTGCTTGCTTGCAGCAACATAGGTGTGTGCATTTGTGCTTCTTGGTATTTTCTTCCTTGCCTCAAATTCAGATTTCAATTCCTTAGCTCTTTTGTCTTCCACTGTTCTCTCAAAATGCTTCAAAAAACGAACAATATCAAAATCTGATTTCAAATGATTCTTCAATGCATTGTTGAAGCTCTCACTTAGTTGTGTACTTCGCACTCCCAAACTAAAGACATCTCTCGTATAGCATTCAGCCTATTTTTCTTTAACCTTGTATATACTATCTAACCAAGTTTCCTTATGCACTTTAGATCTCATAATGTCAAATGCTTCTTGAAATTCTGCCTTGTCCTCATAGCCATACATACAAGCTACTAAAATCAAATAGAATATGAGATTCTTCATCTTCACCTTCGGCTTCGCCTTCTTCTTCTCGTCAATTTTTGTGATCACGGACAAGTGTAGCTAAGGTTAAGTGGTCCACCAACTTGACGACTAGCCAACTCATGTGCAGCTTTTggtctaattccaaaatcatctgCAGTCTCTATTTCAAAAGCTTGCAATTATGAAATTTTCCTCTACAATGCCATCAAGTGCCGAGTTTCTGGCAAGTGAAGAAGGTGATTGTGTTCAAGCACAACATCAGTGACTTCATAATTTCCTAGCACCTCAATCCAATATAATATAATGCTCATTCGAGCTTTGCAATCAATCCTTGTTTCAgcttgttcggcttaccccatatttagcttgttcggcttcttttttcggccggaacagtgtttttctctaacAACAATTCAGCTATAATAgtattttttcagccagtttcagctaaaattctatcagccgaacggggccaatataaTGCTCATTCGAGCTTTGCAATCAGTCCTTGTTTCAGCTCTAAAGCACTTTATCACATGATTCATTTGCCCTTTCCTTCGAAGGCCCTCGTTGGAACAAACAAATCTGCATGAGGTCACCTTACCATCAAAGGTGCTTACATTTGTGTATCTTTTCCTCACATCAAAAGCCTATACGACCCCCATATGCCAACCAAAACTGCCGAGCCTCCTTTGAATTTTTGAACCTTAAACCAACTTGAGGAGTCCCCTTGTTTAATTCTGCCATGGCCTTGTACACCGCTCACAGTTGCACAACTTTGTTCTCTAACCACACATCAACTAGTTCTGTACCCCAATAATTGACAAACCAATGATACATAAAAATGATGTTGAAGCTTCACATAATATAATGGACACAATACATATAAAACAAGCTAGAGCagcttttttttagataatgaacaAGCTAGAGCAGCTGATAGTCCTAACATGAAATTCAACAAAATAGCAGTTTATGGTTCATGGATTCTATAATTAGTTGGCGCTCATACATGTGGTTGCATTCTATTTTGCATTTTGACAGATACTTGAGGTGGATTAATAAGCATTCATACATGCTAGGGCACTAAAACTAAAGAAAACTTACTGTTctcccactactacacaaactttactggaggcgggcgtttttggttttccgcggcgggcaaagccgtccgccgtggcctagaggcaacggtaaatcgtggcttaaccgcggcgggcggccttgcccgccgcggttaaccgatttaccgcggcgggcggtgtaacgcccccgccgcggtaaatatacttttaccacggcggtcacgttaggatgcccgctgcggttaatcatttaaaaaaacaaaaaaaaccaggAGCCCGCCGGCGAGCCCGTTCTCGAGCCCACTGGCGAGCCCACCGGCGACAGATCCGGGCTTCCCACAGCTGCAGATCCGTGCCGCtcggggagggagaagaggaggcCGTGGTGGAGGGAGGCCGCCGCGCCGAACCGTCCTCGCCCGCCGGATCCGGCCACCGCGCGCCGCCACCGACCGGATCCGCCTCGGGACGCCGTCACCGGCCGGATCCGGTCACCGCGCGCCGCCACCGGCCAGATCCGCCTCAGGACGGGCTCGTCGTTGCCGTCCCACGATCCGTGGAGGAGGAAGTCGCCGCCGCCGGAtctggagagaggaagagggaggagtgagggagatggagagaggaagagggagatggagaggaagagggagatgaacTCACCTACCTCGGATCGACGTCCTCCGCGCCGCTGGCCTGCCGGATCCGAAACCCTAGCCCCGCGCCGTCGACCCGCATGCCGTCGTCCCGCGCGCACCGTCTCCCCGCGCGCCGCCGTTGCTCCGCACGTGCCATCGCCCAGCGCGCCGCCATTGCCCCGCGCGCGCCATTGCCCAGCGCGCCGTCGTTGCCCcacgcggagagagagagagggagtcggggaggggagggagtcgcGGCGCAGAGAGTGAGATGAGAGAGGGAGGCGCGGCTGCTGGGAGTGCGAGTCTGTGTATATATATGACGACGGAAATAGTGGGCCTCGCTTTGCTATTGGGCCTCCGATTTTCCGTGGCGGGCCTTAAacgatgcccgccgcggtaaatcgatttaccgtggcggacgcctTAAGACGCCCACCACGGTAAATAAGGTATTTTCCGTGGCGGACGTCGTTacgcgcccgccgcggtaaattgatttaccccgccacggtaaatagggtattttccgtggcggacgtctttaggcgcccgccgcggtaaattgaTTTACTGCGGCGGGCAAAAAAACTTTGtcacggtaaataaaaaatgcccgcctcgATAAATCGCTGTATGTACCGTGGCGGGCAAACTCAGTGCCCGCCACAGAGGCCAAAAGTGCGACGCTGCGCAAATTCAATCCTGTAGTAGTGTCCATTACAGGGACTGGATCCCGTACATGGATATGTCAGACACGGGAGAGCTCCTCTCCACAAACGGGGCGGGCCTCCTGTTCTCCTGGCCGGCGCGGCCGGGCACCTGACGAAGGGCGGGGCGGCCAGGGCAACAGAGGAAGGCGGCGGGTGAAGCCGGCGCGGCGCAGCAGCGAGCAGTGCGGCGCGACGCGGCAGCAGCCAGCAGAGAGAGCGCGGGCGGCGCCGTTTCCGCGTCCTGGTTTGGCGCGCTGATGGGGCTCCGTTCCCGCTTCCTGGTTTTGCGACTCAGGCTTGGGCTGAAAAGCTAAGCCCTGGCTGTACCGTTAGATGCTATCTGGGCGGTGGAGATTGAGGCGATGTTACGTTGTAATTGTAACTCTACTCTGTAAAGTCACTCAATCTGGCTCCCACACTACTATACTAGCTCTGCTCGACCGTTTGGGCCTGGACCAATCGAGGGCAGCAGCAAAAGGGCCTCCTTTCGAGAAAATTGCATATATGAGACTCTAATCGTCGCGCTTCGTAGTTTTAGGACTTCAATCGTTGACTTCGTAAAAATAATCCTCCAAAGGTTGGACTCTTGATTTTCATGACATTATGtgtattttctttcttttcttgcacATATACATGTATTTGGCACCGTACGTACCTGGGAAGGGTAGTCCGAGCCGCCCGACATTTCGTAGCCACCCAACGTTGAGAAGCCCTAACCCTTCGTCTGTTCACATCGCCGTCGCTCGACGCCGCGACGTTTCTCCCAACCTGTGATCCCGAACGCCGCGGCCATGGAGGGTCAGGCTCCCGACGCCACGGTCATGGAGGACCAGCCTCCCGACGCCATGGCCGGCCCTTCGCTTCCCCTGGTCGTGGCCGCCGAAGGCCAGGCAGCGACTACAAAGCGGCTAGCCACGCGCGTCCGAGACGACCTGGCCACGATGGACGCCCGAGGCCTGCCCACGCCGATCGCTCAAGTGCTGGCAGCGGCCGTTGACGACATGGCCGTGCCTGAGGGCTCCATGGATGGTGAAGTTCCACCGCAGGCCACTGCTGTCCAAAAATTTTAGCAAAAAAtctaggcggcggcggcgagtcaGGCAGCCTAGGCAACAAGGACGGCGGCGGCCAGGAAGCCTGCCCAGGCAGCAGTCTCGGCCATCAAGTACGGACGTAAGTGCGACAGGAACAGAAGGAGCGGTCTCGGCCATAAAGCGGTCTCGGCAAATACACGTATAAagataaaaagaaagaaagaaaatacaTATAATATCACGAAAATCAAGAGATCAATGTTTTGAGGATTATTTTTATCCACTAACGATCGGAGTTCTAAAACTGCGGAGCGCGACGATTATAATGCCAAATATGCAATTTTCTCCCTCCTTGCCCTTCTGACCCCCTGCACCGTCCTCCGCCTACCACCGGCCACCGCCTTGGCCTAGAGAGGGACATACGAGACgctgagaggggggggggggggggggggggggggggggggggagtctcCGCCTCCCCTCctcaggccacgccgcgccttgGTTAGTAACCGTCTCCCGCGAGCCCCTTTCGTGCTGCCCACTTCTCCTTCTCCGCCGCCTCGCCTCGCCGCGCCGCGCTACGGGGGATTAACCCCTCCACGGGTTGAGGCTGCTTGGTGTTTTCCGGGAGCCCTTGTCTAATTGGCTGGCTCTGATTTGGTCCTAGTTGAATCGAGCGTGTGAGCTCGTGCGCCCGACGGGATTCCGAGCGGGTTTCGGTCCCCTGGTCGGTCGTGTTCGCACCGTCCTAAAAAAAAGGCCTTCTTTGCGGGATTCTACTTCGCAAGTTTTGGCTTACTTTCTTATATAAGTGCACAAATTGAACAGACGGAATCCAAATTTGGCATTGTGCCATTGTGGTGGCCTTACGTTCACTTCGCCGTGTTTGGACTCTGAGCTGGTATCGCAAGTGGATTTTGTTCTGGCGCGAGTCTCGCTGATTCTTCATGAGTATTTTGTTTGTTTGTCCTAATTgggatttttattattttttatgtgGCCTCATGTGGAAATCAACTTTTTATAGGGAAAGTGTTGCTTTGGGGCTTTATGACAGTAAACAGCAAAGCCTTTTAATCCCAAACAAGTGGTGCTACACAACCTAATAAGAGCCACCTAAAAGAGTATAAAAAGGTAAACCTTTTTTTTGGCTGTGGAACTGTTTATATTGTTTTTTGTGGTCCTTGATATAAATCTCTATTTTGCGGATGACAACTGATTCGGTTCAAATTTTCTATCCATGATCTGTCCTATCTAATCATTAAGGCATGGAGTACTCTTCTTTGTTGCTGTAAATAATGTAATATGTTGCTTAATTTGTTTCCTGTATTTTCAGGCTATGAGCAATTTCAATGTACCAGTCAAATCTGATTTCTAGCATTGGTCCAACTCAAAGCAGTCCTGCTAATGAGCAAATGGGGTCAGGGGACAGCGCTACAGTCCCTCTGGATGGAGGAAACAACAACCCTAACATAGCAGTAAGGCAATGGTTACGATGGACAAATGAGCTACATGACCGCTTCGTGGAGGCTGTTACACAACTTGGCGGGCCAGATAGTAAGTCCTTGTTgcttcagcttgtttttttttgctTATTCGATACACTTTGGTCATTCATATTCGTACCTAGGTCACTAGAGAGTTGTAACACACCTTATATTCCAATGAGCGAATGCCGATACATATTCTTCCATCTCCAGTTCTTCCTACATAACCACATAACAATGTTTAATAACCAATTAAAGTATCCAATTAACAACATAGTACCTTACAAGCCACGTGTATCAACTAGCTACACAAATATGGGCAATAGCTAGAGTTCAACGCATATAACAGTATCAGCTTACAAGAATAATTGACTAGTTTGGTAAGAAACCACAATATTTCCCAGGTTAATATAACTTTAGCACATTAACAAACTAGACATTGGCCCAACGCCCAACTTTCATACATAGATGAAGTAGTAAACTACTCTACAAAGAAAAAACACCTAGGCGCTAGGCAAAGGCGGTGCTGGTCTGCCTAGGTGTCTTTTGAAACAGACCTCCACAGCCCCACATGCTCCACTGATGAAAATAGTTAAACAATTCTTCTAGAAATCCATGTTAATTTACTAAACACATGTTTTAGTTAAACTAGcagatgcccgtgcgttgctacaagGGATAAAATTAATATTTACACAACCCATATTTACCAACACCAATTAAATCTACGTGATGTCTCAGGTCTCCGGTCCCAGTCTAATTTCAGCGCTTCTTACCAAAAGCTTTATATATCAGTCCGATTTTTATTCATAGCAGTGCTTAATCATGATCCTGGACAAATTATAATATTGTCAATACATTTAACTCTCTTAATTGGCATCACCTTAACATATTTTTGTCGATTCTCATGCATCAATAAAAAAACATTCCAAGCCATCATCTCAATCCAGAAATAACACCTCCATACACATTTGATTCATTATAAAAGAACAATTGCAAATGAAATGAAATCAGAACTGATGTCACCCTGATGGTGCATGCTGCCAGATTCAACAGGGGCTCACTGTCGCTTGCTCCTGCTTGAAGACAAGAAACCTGTTTTGCAATGTACTGTCTTCTGTGAAACTGACGATGGCAAtgcactatcaacgaagaggatGCGCACGACGCACCAATATTTAGACAATGGACATGCCTCGGTTTCTGACCAACAATGGATGGTTCTTCGACCAGTCTGacaaagcaaataataaaaaggtCAGATAATATCTCAGTGTCGTGTGATGGTTCTCCGATCATGCACAAATGAACACTTTCATGGATGCCTGCTGGTAAGACATATCATGCATGTAGTGAATGAGTGCAAGAATTCGTTAGTATTGTAAGACAAGCAAGATGGAAAAAGAACAAGACGTGAACAACTCTAGAGAGGTCTTTCAGAATGGCATGATCTCCAGATCCTAAGATATTCTACTTTGATGCTGCACCATGCACCAAAAGAATGCAGATATGTTATATCCAAACTAACTGTAGCATTGTAATAACCATGTGCACATAAAGACAATTTTAATTTGAATCAATCATAGACTGGCTGTACAAATAAAATAATTTCCATTCAAAACAACTGTTGGCGTCATCCTGAATTGATGAGTGGATATGCATAGTCGTAGTATATTAGAAAAACAGTTCAAATACACTAAAAACAGATCAACATTAGTGTTGAAGAATGCCTCAACATTACTCCAATTATGTTACAAAATAGTGAATAAAGAAACTATATCTGAATAAAAATACAATATCTAAATCAAAAGACTATACTGAATCCAAATACAACATTCAGCAAATTAGTTTTATTGCCGCATTAATTTTTTTTGGCTGGATGTCTGATTGTGTCTCATGAGTTGCAAGGGAAGGTGATCAAGGTTGCTACTTACAGCTAGTACTGAACTGTACAAGGGTAGTCAGCAGGTTCAGATCAGGTCTTCACATAAAGAGTTGAAAACACTAAAGCTACTCACAGGATTCTATGTATCATGATAGCAATTCTgcattcacaacaaagcacaaCCAAAGCTTGATTGCTTGAATAGAGTTGCCTAAATgattttgaaaaagaaaaattaCAGGATACTAAGAGACCTTCCCAACTCTTCAGTAGTTTGCTAAAAAAGCTAAAGATTCAAACAACTTACATTCTTAGTCCATAGGCCTCACCTTAGCGTGTCACCAACTGCCCCATCAGTTCCATACTTTCATTCACCATTGCCTTCCCTTGCTGCTTCTTACTTTCTTAGTCGATTGAGATGCTTGTGAATCTAAATTCTGCAGTATAATCCTTCCAGCATTGACGGGTGTAACAGACAGCAGCAAGAACCTGAGCAAATGCGGCATCTGTCCAGATGGATGCATGATATGGCTCAGTCTCCACAGAAGCATAAAGACGATTGTTCAGCATCATCATGTCATAATATAATATACAAAACAAAGTTACCTGAAATACATAAAGAATAGGGCGGAAGGCATTGGTCAGAGCATCTTCAGCAGTGCTACCCAAATCAGACCCCCTTACTTCTCAATTTGGGTAGCCACCTATTTCAACACTACCATTTTTTGTTGTTTTCTCCAGCAGCACTACCTAAAACAGGCCACCCAAAACCATTTCTCCTAGGGAATGACACGTGGGACCCATGTGTCATCCTCTCTCTCAAGTTCTTCTCTGGGGTGCAGTTCTTTGGCAGTGTGCAGGCCGTGTCGCCCAGGGCTGGCCTCGCCGGCCAGGGCTGTGCCCCCCGAGGCTGGCCGCCCAGGGCTAGCTGCCGGGGCTGGCCAGTTCCGCTCAGGGCAGGCCGCCGGGGCTGGCCTTGCCGGGCATGGCCATGCCGCCCAGGCAGGCCGCACTGCTGGGAAGACAGCCGTGTCAGGAGTAGTTGCGGGGAAGAAGCGTGTCTGAAGCAGCGcgagaaaaaaaaatgtttggGTAGGGGCCAACAGGAATGGGTAGGGGGGGGAATAGGAGGCCAACAAATCTGGGGGGTCTAGTAGGGGGCCTGCTGGAGTTGGTTTTTTGCCCTCCACTACCCAAATTGTGGGTAGGGGGTCAAGTAGGGGGTGTTGCTGGAGTTGCTCTCATCATCACCTGCTCCTACAACCAATGTTCGAAAAGGCGACGCCTCATCCCCGCCTAGGCGCGACTAATCGCAAGGCGAGGGGTTCCGCCTGGCCTACGGGGGTAGGCGGACCCCTAGGCGGGCGGAGCGCCTCGGCGTCGATTCGGCggcgctgaagcggtctaggcgGCGCGGAGCGGTAGGCGGTCGCGGCGACCGAGCGCGCGAAAAATTGACGCCGCGGGCGACCTGCAGCGCACGCAGCTGGCTTCGGGCGCAGGAAAAGAAGGCTCGGGGGCGGGAAGGATAAGAGGGAGAAGGGGGAAAAGGACGCGCCTGCTTGCTTCCGGGAAGCTCTTCGACGGCCGCTCACCTCCCTACGACCCCCCCGGGAAGCTGCTCCCACCGGCTGCGCTCCTCCTCGCTGGGTAGGTGGTCCCGCAGGCCGCGCTCCTCCCCGCCGAGCTCGTGGTACCGTCGGTCGTGCTCCTCCCCGCCGAGCTCGTGGTCCCGCAAGGCCGCGCTTCTTCAGCGCCGAGCTCGTGGTCCCGTCGGTCGCCTCCCTAAGCTGAAGCCCCAAGGCCCAAGGTCCTCTCCTGCTCCTCTCCTCTGttccctgctcctcctctgttCCCTGCTCCTCCCTACTCTTCTCCTCTGTTCCCTGCTCCTCTCCTCTGTTCTCCGCTCCTCTCCTATGTTCTCCTGCTCCTCTCCTCTGTTCCCTAACTGCTTGGTAGGAGTATTGATCAGATCCGCACTACTAAGCAAGTGAATGCTGCAATGACAACATGCCGCAGTCTGAACTTGGTAGGAGTGCTCTGAAGTGATGATTCTTATTTGATAAACAAATTGACCAAGCAGTTACCATGAATTTTCTCTTGGTTCAAGCTAGCACTTTTTTTAGCTGATGTGTGACTGATTGTATGTATCTTTGTTTGACTGAATCATTTGTAGGATGTGTGACTGATTTTTTTAGCTGATTTGCTACATGTATGTATTGCCTGAATGTTCACTTAACTCTGAATGTATTGTCACTGAAATCTGAATGTATGTATATGTATAGGATGTCGACAACAGAGGTTGCACCTGAAACTGAGGGAGCGAATCTCCTGAGAAGGAATTCGGATGATGTGGGATGGGAATATGGGGTTCTTGTTGATGCTATCAACAAGGACAAGGTGAAGTGCAAACTATGTGACAAGGTGATGCAAGGAGGGATTTATCGGTTGAAGCAACATGTGGCCCATGAAGGAAAGAATGCGACGAAATGCAAGGCCAGAACACCGGAGGCTCTGGAGGCTAAAGAGAAGTGCAAGAAAGCACTAAATGATGCAAAAAGGAAGAGGGAGGAGAAGACTGTTCGTGAACTAGAACTTAGAGAGGAAGTGAATGTTTCTCGGGTTGGAGGTGGAGAGTCAGAGGAAGTCACTTGTATTGGAAGTTCAGAGCCTCACAAATTAGGACCCATTGACAAATGGACGCGTGCTATTGATCCTAAAGCAACCAAATCTGAATCTTTCACTCAACAGAAGCTGAACAAGGAACTTTGGAAAGAAAGATTACATGAGGTGCATAAATATATTGCAAGATGGGCCTATAACCATGGtaatttccttgctgttttttatTTCAGATTTCAATTTCATTGGATGCCTTGCTGTAGTACTGAACTGAACACTAATTTCCTTTTTTTGTAACATTGACAGCAATACCATTCAATGCATGTGACAATGATGAGTTCAAGCAAATGTGTGAAGCAATTGGACAATTTGGGCCTGGAATTGAACCTCCAACTATGTTTGACCTGCGAGGAAGATTGCTGGAAGAAGAATATGCAAGAACCAAGAGTTTGCTGCAAGAACGTGAAGCCGAGAAGTTGAAGAATGGGTGCTCTATTATGACCGATGCTTGGTCAGATAAGAAGAGGAGAAGCATAATGAATGTGTGCACTAATTGTGCTGATGGAACCAGTTTTATTTCCTCAAAAGAGATGTCAGATGTGTCACACACAAGTGAAGTCATCTTTGAACTAGTGGACAAAGCAATCGAAGATATTGGTCCAAATGATGTGGTGCAAGTTGTGACTGACAATGCTTCTAACAACATGGGAGCAAAGAAGCTACTGCATGAGAAGAGACCACAGATCTTTTGGACCTCTTGTGCAACTCACACAATCAACTTGATGCTCCAAGGAATTGGCAACATGGCTCGGTTCAAGAAGGTGATTGACCAAGCAAAGACATTCACCATATTTGTCTATGGGCACACAAGAACACTAGAGTGCATGAGGTACTTCACTGAGGGCAAAGAGATAGTAAGGCCAGGAGTGACTAGGTTTGCTTCAAACTATTTGACTTTGAACAGCATACAAGAGAAGAAGGACCAACTAAGAAAGATGGTGGTGCATAGTAGGTGGGActcattgaaggatgtgaaatcaaAGAAGGGAAAAAATGCCACAGCAACTATATTGAATCCAAACTTTTGGAAGGATGTGAAGTTGACATTGGCTGTTTTTGAGCCATTGTTCAAAGTTCTCCGTTTGGTTGATGGAGATGTGAAGCCGTCCATGGGTTTTGTATATGGAGAACTATTAAAGGCAAAGAGACAGGTCAAAGAGGCCCTTGGCAATAATGAGTCCCGTTTCAAGGATGTTATTGCTGTTGTTGACAAGAAAATGGCTGGAAGACTTGATTCTCCATTGCATTTGACAGCTTATTTGCTGAATCCACACTACAGTTATGCTGACCCTTCAATCTTTGATGCTCCCAAAATGACAGAAGGATTTATCAGTTGTGTGGAGACTTTTTATTATCATGATGAAGACATGCAAGAACAAGCTGCCAACATTGAACTCCAGAAGTATCAGAATAGAGAAGGACCATTTAGCAAGAAGCTTGCAAGGAATTTTGAAAACTTTGATTATAATCCAGGTAAAAGTTGTTTGCTGATTTTACATGGTTGTTTGTTGTGTTCATCTATCAAGAAATCTGTTGTGCCTACTAACTAATAGAGAGGTTTTTTATTTCAGCATCATGGTGGCGGCTTTATGGAACTGAAACACCAGCTCTACAGAAGATGGCTACCAAGATCCTATctttaacagcaagttcttctggTTGTGAAAGAACTTGGAGTGGGTTTGATGGGGTTAGTACCTATCTGTTATCAAAATTTCAGCAGCATTACAATTAAATTGCAGAACTAAAAGTGCTCTTATTTTTAATTTATAGGTGCACACTAAGAAGAGAAATAGGCTTACTACATACCGCCTCAACAAGTTGGTCTACATTCAATTCAACAACAGGCTGATTAATAAGAGAGCAAAGATCAAGTCAAAGAAAATTACTGATGTTCTCTTGTCTAGTGATACAACTGAAGCTCAAGGTTTCCTCCAAGAGAATGGAGATGATTGTGCATTAGTTGTCTTTAGagatgaggaagatgaggaaGAACTCATGGAAGGTACAGGGATACCTTGGTCTGTGCTTGGAGATGCAGTGGGAGCAGAAGAACAACTAGAGCTGCGTAGAAGTGCAAGGGTGAGAGAGCTCTATGAAGAAGAGTTTGAGTCCGAAGAAGAAGAgtttgatgaagatgaggatgactaTGTGATGGATGAACCCTACTGAAGAAGTGTGAGACAACTTCATGCCTTCATGTCATGTTTTAGCTTTTATTATGCATCCATGTATCTTTAACTTATGAACTTAGAACTCCTGCTGTGTGCTTGTGTTTTGTGTTGTGAGAACTGAGAATCATCAATCATGTGATGTAATGTACTGCTAGTCTACTATCCATTTTATATTCTATGTTGCTGCCtgcttgtaaggaaaatggaccctaagcccatttactttggattttggtgtttgatgaccaacacaaccaaattggactaatgaatttgcaagtgtttgttttgtagtccaacagggtgcaaaacatgatttggacgaaggcgacgtgatgatccgatgatcaacaccttaagaaagaccttaggagcacaagaaaagacccaagatatcaagcaaagtccaagcatgaagatatgaaccaagccatacgcaagatcgcgaagaaacgagcttgcagaggcgaccggacgctggaccggacgctggaagcgcgaccagacgctggaccggtggctcagcagacaggcgaccggacgcaaggatcggatgctggcggcaaccgaccggacgcagaaatgcagcgtccgatcgagtacagagaggttccaggcgcgcgaaactacgaccggacgcgtccggtggcaggcgaccggacgctggcagcgtccgatcgatggttcgcggctgcaacggtcaggatgactggacgcatctggccaggacgattcagcgtccggtcagtagcagatttgcgggagtttgaccccaacggctactttctcagtggggcttataaatacaacccccaaccggccatttgagtggtGTGGAGCCAAGGAAACATACcgagagtgttgatacaccatttgagtgatctccacatgcatagtgcttagtgttttattaggtaattagcataagtgctttgcgaagtgcttaggttgattagaccaccgcttatgcgcttgctctaggtgtttgcctagtgtttaagtgaggtttgcatacctcttgccaccccgtgcttgcgagcacaagtgttgtacattggaggggcttgaagtcttgtgagatcacaccaaccgcgtttgtggtgtggccgccaccgtgtaccggagggaacaaggcccgcggtgttttggccaaaagcttgatagtgaagacggcggggagcatccgggagaggcttgccgaaaggcacgtcggagacccacttgcgcgtggggaaggcccgaggctatccacggagttacccgaccgggagcttggcccttgcgagggattccttgcgaggggctccaacgaggactagggagaagcttgcgtgcttctcgatacctcggtaaaaataccggagtcgtcgacgggagtttgcatatctctaccgtgctctttagcttccgcatttacattgattactttactacgtttgtggtagagatagcaacacactagcaaaaccatagttgcacatctagatagcttatctattgcataggttttgctagggttagaaaaagaggccatagttttgggagttagaattttaagttgccta encodes:
- the LOC136477273 gene encoding uncharacterized protein isoform X3, with protein sequence MNTFMDACWMSTTEVAPETEGANLLRRNSDDVGWEYGVLVDAINKDKVKCKLCDKVMQGGIYRLKQHVAHEGKNATKCKARTPEALEAKEKCKKALNDAKRKREEKTVRELELREEVNVSRVGGGESEEVTCIGSSEPHKLGPIDKWTRAIDPKATKSESFTQQKLNKELWKERLHEVHKYIARWAYNHAIPFNACDNDEFKQMCEAIGQFGPGIEPPTMFDLRGRLLEEEYARTKSLLQEREAEKLKNGCSIMTDAWSDKKRRSIMNVCTNCADGTSFISSKEMSDVSHTSEVIFELVDKAIEDIGPNDVVQVVTDNASNNMGAKKLLHEKRPQIFWTSCATHTINLMLQGIGNMARFKKVIDQAKTFTIFVYGHTRTLECMRYFTEGKEIVRPGVTRFASNYLTLNSIQEKKDQLRKMVVHSRWDSLKDVKSKKGKNATATILNPNFWKDVKLTLAVFEPLFKVLRLVDGDVKPSMGFVYGELLKAKRQVKEALGNNESRFKDVIAVVDKKMAGRLDSPLHLTAYLLNPHYSYADPSIFDAPKMTEGFISCVETFYYHDEDMQEQAANIELQKYQNREGPFSKKLARNFENFDYNPERFFISASWWRLYGTETPALQKMATKILSLTASSSGCERTWSGFDGVHTKKRNRLTTYRLNKLVYIQFNNRLINKRAKIKSKKITDVLLSSDTTEAQGFLQENGDDCALVVFRDEEDEEELMEGTGIPWSVLGDAVGAEEQLELRRSARVRELYEEEFESEEEEFDEDEDDYVMDEPY
- the LOC136477273 gene encoding uncharacterized protein isoform X4 → MSTTEVAPETEGANLLRRNSDDVGWEYGVLVDAINKDKVKCKLCDKVMQGGIYRLKQHVAHEGKNATKCKARTPEALEAKEKCKKALNDAKRKREEKTVRELELREEVNVSRVGGGESEEVTCIGSSEPHKLGPIDKWTRAIDPKATKSESFTQQKLNKELWKERLHEVHKYIARWAYNHAIPFNACDNDEFKQMCEAIGQFGPGIEPPTMFDLRGRLLEEEYARTKSLLQEREAEKLKNGCSIMTDAWSDKKRRSIMNVCTNCADGTSFISSKEMSDVSHTSEVIFELVDKAIEDIGPNDVVQVVTDNASNNMGAKKLLHEKRPQIFWTSCATHTINLMLQGIGNMARFKKVIDQAKTFTIFVYGHTRTLECMRYFTEGKEIVRPGVTRFASNYLTLNSIQEKKDQLRKMVVHSRWDSLKDVKSKKGKNATATILNPNFWKDVKLTLAVFEPLFKVLRLVDGDVKPSMGFVYGELLKAKRQVKEALGNNESRFKDVIAVVDKKMAGRLDSPLHLTAYLLNPHYSYADPSIFDAPKMTEGFISCVETFYYHDEDMQEQAANIELQKYQNREGPFSKKLARNFENFDYNPERFFISASWWRLYGTETPALQKMATKILSLTASSSGCERTWSGFDGVHTKKRNRLTTYRLNKLVYIQFNNRLINKRAKIKSKKITDVLLSSDTTEAQGFLQENGDDCALVVFRDEEDEEELMEGTGIPWSVLGDAVGAEEQLELRRSARVRELYEEEFESEEEEFDEDEDDYVMDEPY